One Falco peregrinus isolate bFalPer1 chromosome 6, bFalPer1.pri, whole genome shotgun sequence DNA segment encodes these proteins:
- the CASQ2 gene encoding calsequestrin-2, giving the protein MKATCWILAGFYLLFCCKAEEGLNFPTYDGKDRVIDLNEKNYKQALKKYDMLCLLFHEPVSSDKVSQKQFQMTEMVLELAAQVLEPRSIGFGMVDSKKDAKLAKKLGLVEEGSLYVFKEERLIEFDGELATDVLVEFLLDLLEDPVEIINSKLELQAFDQIDEEIKLIGYFKGEDSEHYKAFEEAAEHFQPYIKFFATFDKGVAKKLGLKMNEVDFYEPFMDEPVHIPDKPYTEEELVEFVKEHKRATLRKLRPEDMFETWEDDMEGIHIVAFAEEDDPDGFEFLEILKQVARDNTDNPDLSIVWIDPDDFPLLITYWEKTFKIDLFRPQIGVVNVTDADSIWMEIRDDDDLPTAEELEDWIEDVLSGKINTEDDDDDDDDDDDDDDDDDDDDDDDDDDDDDDDD; this is encoded by the exons ATGAAGGCGACTTGCTGGATCCTGGCAGGTTTTtacctgcttttctgctgcaagGCAGAAGAGGGACTGAACTTCCCCACTTACGATGGGAAAGACCGAGTGATTGACCTCAACGAGAAGAACTACAAGCAGGCCCTGAAGAAGTACGACatgctctgcctgctcttccATGAGCCTGTGAGCTCGGACAAAGTCTCCCAGAAGCAGTTCCAGATGACAGAGATGGTCCTGGAG CTGGCAGCTCAGGTCCTGGAGCCCAGGAGCATTGGTTTCGGGATGGTGGACTCCAAGAAGGATGCCAAACTCGCCAAAAAGCTAG GCTTGGTTGAAGAGGGAAGTCTCTATGTCTTTAAGGAGGAGCGGCTGATTGAATTTGATGGGGAACTGGCCACAGATGTCTTGGTGGAATTCCTCTTGGAT CTGCTAGAAGACCCTGTGGAGATCATAAACAGCAAGCTGGAGCTCCAGGCCTTTGACCAAATCGACGAGGAAATCAAACTCATCGGCTACTTCAAAGGAGAAGACTCTGAAC ATTACAAGGCATTTGAAGAAGCTGCTGAACACTTCCAGCCCTACATCAAATTCTTTGCCACCTTTGACAAAGGG GTTGCCAAGAAACTGGGTCTGAAGATGAACGAGGTGGACTTCTATGAACCGTTTATGGACGAGCCTGTTCACATCCCTGATAAGCCTTACACAGAAGAGGAGCTCGTTGAATTTGTGAAGGAGCACAAAAG GGCCACCTTGCGGAAGCTGCGCCCAGAAGACATGTTTGAGACGTGG GAGGATGACATGGAGGGAATCCACATTGTGGCCTTTGCCGAAGAAGATGACCCAG ATGGGTTTGAGTTCCTGGAAATCCTGAAGCAGGTTGCCAGGGACAACACCGATAATCCCGACCTGAGCATTGTCTGGATTGACCCCGACGACTTTCCTCTG CTGATCACTTACTGGGAGAAGACCTTCAAGATTGACCTGTTCAGGCCACAGATTGGAGTGGTGAACGTGACTGAC GCTGACAGCATCTGGATGGAGATCAGGGATGATGATGACCTGCCCACAGCCGAGGAGCTGGAGGACTGGATAGAGGATGTGCTTTCTGGGAAGATAAATactgaagatgatgatgatgatgatgatgacgacgacgatgatgatgatgatgacgatGATGATGACGACGATGACGATGACGACGACGATGACGACGATGACTAA